In Crassostrea angulata isolate pt1a10 chromosome 4, ASM2561291v2, whole genome shotgun sequence, one genomic interval encodes:
- the LOC128179771 gene encoding patched domain-containing protein 3-like: MEKGNGKIDKCIAIYESKIENLFTKLGSVLSKHPKKTLTCCVLVNILLSLGMINIKFQYDVETLYIPVDSKSIKDRNSIEALYEDPTGSNFAAYQLTREGLYADILIMSRDNSSIMKTEYITEINLIDNYIRQQITTHDIGTSLYKYENICALGPSGCEVVGGILLSPQFQREFLNRNVTFPVYNRVSLATLFAKPVSKSGRLIHTIGLRMRYYLRQNTTAVSRLSQQWANVFIKNMKTLKTNLTSIAFSNSESLSNELDNIQESATVYFLVTLLLMVAYASISSAPFNCNNVANRVNLAFAGIFASLLSIASSFGIVMAFGVEFTTVAGVIPFLIIGIGIDDMFILLSGMADAPPISSSTIEERMAFMLKKSGIAITITSLTDMLAFIIGASAVFVSIRIFCIYTAVAVFFCYMNQLFLLCPAIAINENRTEQKRHFCCCALRVKSKESYRKRSKCFIQCFAGHQPKSRDDVESPMEKYPKRLMYLILQAKIGKLAVALMFLIYIVSSIYGTLNLKHGLDTYNLVSKESYYYKYGIWDKTYFTSEPLVSVFIKDNHQYNSPYFQSNLRSLILTVIKDKKIDDNFEINWLEAYKMSPFYTNASENNFTVGLVDFLQSPQGQMYSNDIVINKTNLEILSSKVHLKTFDLKTSEEKGDFMIRIRHIEKQAPFHCIIFSPIFILCEQYIQIMPTTLQTVGITLVVILLIKFLFMPILLVVFVVALTLLSIIVGIFGFMYYWDLSLNSMTMIHLVMSVGFSVDFSVHICHAFLSLRCDDRDEVLRKTLNVTGGPIFNAALSSMLGVIILILSNNYVFLCFGILMFMVLGFGLFHACLFLPLFLYFLMPCFLKQDKNNAIGPRKGTVELNHLETFTIYDPKLFKSKTNLNNFFAGCDESEFIPNKTDSVPPN, translated from the exons atggaaaaagGAAATGGAAAAATCGACAAATGCATTGCGATTTATGAAAGTAAAATAGAAAACCTTTTCACAAAACTAGGATCTGTTCTTTCAAAACATCCAAAGAAAACGCTGACATGCTGTGTGTTGGTAAATATTTTGCTATCGCTAGGTATGATCAATATAAAATTCCAATACGATGTGGAGACACTATACATCCCAGTTGACAGCAAATCAATTAAGGACCGAAACAGCATTGAAGCATTATATGAGGATCCAACTGGATCCAACTTTGCAGCATATCAGTTAACAAGAGAAGGTCTCTATGCAGACATTCTGATTATGTCTAGAGATAACTCGAGCATCATGAAAACAGAATATATTACTGAAATCAACCTCATAGACAATTACATTCGACAACAAATAACAACTCACGACATTGGAACATCCCTCTATAAATATGAGAACATTTGTGCATTAGGTCCAAGTGGATGTGAAGTGGTGGGAGGTATCTTATTATCTCCACAATTTCAAAGAGAATTTCTTAACAGAAATGTGACGTTTCCCGTTTATAATAGAGTTTCTTTGGCTACTTTGTTTgcaaaaccagtatcaaaaagtGGTCGTTTGATACACACGATAGGTCTTAGGATGCGTTATTATCTTCGACAAAACACAACCGCTGTATCCAGATTGTCTCAACAATGGGCGAACGTTttcatcaaaaatatgaaaacgttgaaaacaaatttgacttcaatTGCTTTTTCCAATTCTGAATCATTGAGTAATGAATTAGACAATATACAAGAGAGTGCAACAGTGTATTTCCTTGTAACCTTACTTCTGATGGTTGCTTATGCATCTATTTCTTCGGCTCCTTTCAACTGCAACAACGTGGCGAATCGGGTGAATTTGGCATTTGCGGGTATCTTTGCATCTTTATTATCGATAGCTTCTTCTTTCGGGATAGTCATGGCTTTTGGGGTGGAATTCACGACAGTCGCAGGAGTGATTCCTTTCCTTATTATAG GCATTGGAATTGACGACATGTTTATCCTTTTATCCGGTATGGCTGATGCCCCTCCAATATCTTCGTCCACAATCGAGGAGCGGATGGCATTTATGTTGAAAAAGAGTGGCATAGCAATAACCATCACGTCTTTAACGGACATGCTAGCATTCATCATTGGAGCATCTGCTGTATTTGTCAGCATtagaatattttgtatatacacaG CTGTTGCagtttttttctgttatatGAACCAACTGTTTTTGCTGTGTCCTGCAATTGCTATCAACGAGAACCGTACTGAACAGAAAAGACATTTTTGTTGCTGTGCCCTACGAGTTAAATCTAAAGAAAGCTACAGGAAAAGGTCGAAGTGTTTTATTCAGTGTTTTGCCGGTCATCAGCCAAAAAGTCGAGACGACGTTGAAAGTCCAATGGAAAAGTACCCGAAGAGATTGATGTATTTAATTCTTCAGGCCAAGATAGGAAAACTTGCAGTAGCGCTAATGTTTTTGATTTACATTGTTAGTTCTATTTATGGAACGTTGAATTTAAAACATGGACTTGACACTTACAATTTGGTTTCAAAAGAGTCTTATTACTATAAATATGGTATTTGGGATAAAACTTATTTTACCTCGGAACCGTTGGTTTCGGTGTTTATAAAAGATAATCATCAATATAATTCGCCTTACTTTCAAAGCAACTTACGTTCACTCATCCTTACTGTAATAAAGGATAAGAAGATAGATgacaattttgaaatcaattggTTAGAAGCTTACAAAATGTCTCCTTTTTATACCAACGCCTCAGAGAATAATTTTACAGTAGGATTGGTGGATTTTCTTCAATCACCACAGGGGCAAATGTACTCGAACGatattgtaataaataaaacaaatctcGAAATCCTCTCGTCAAAAGTTCACCTAAaaacttttgatttaaaaacttcTGAAGAAAAAGGAGATTTCATGATACGTATTAGGCATATTGAAAAACAAGCACCCTTTCACTGCATTATTTTTAGTCCGATTTTTATACTCTGTGAACAATATATTCAAATTATGCCAACAACACTGCAGACGGTTGGTATTACTTTGGTGGTAATTCTGTTAATCAAATTTTTGTTCATGCCAATTTTACTTGTAGTTTTTGTAGTGGCATTGACGCTGCTGAGCATTATTGTGGGAATATTTGGATTCATGTACTATTGGGACCTTTCTCTCAATTCAATGACGATGATTCATCTGGTGATGAGTGTAGGGTTTTCGGTTGATTTTAGTGTCCACATCTGCCATGCCTTCTTGTCTCTACGATGTGACGACCGCGATGAGGTGCTAAGAAAAACCTTGAACGTAACGGGCGGACCTATCTTTAATGCCGCATTATCTTCGATGCTTGGTGTTATTATTCTGATTCTCTCTAACAATTACGTATTCCTGTGTTTcggaattttaatgtttatggtCTTAGGATTCGGATTGTTCCATGCCTGTTtatttttaccgttatttttatactttttgaTGCCTTGTTTCCTCAAACAGGATAAGAATAACGCTATTGGACCAAGAAAGGGTACAGTAGAATTGAATCATCTTGAAACTTTCACGATATATGACCCTAAActtttcaaaagtaaaactaatCTCAATAATTTTTTTGCTGGTTGTGACGAGTCGGAATTCATACCTAACAAAACTGATTCAGTGCCtccaaactaa